A genomic window from Desulfonatronum thiosulfatophilum includes:
- a CDS encoding ParA family protein — MAKVVVVANQKGGVGKTTTAVNLAACLAVMEKKILLADCDPQGNATSGVGWDKASRKQNLFSAYFEPVCFQDAVHATSFPYLSLLPATSDLVGVELELVGREGREFYLREGIKQIGDAFDYVIIDCPPSLGLLTVNALCAAQYLIVPMQCEFFALEGMAQLMRTYKLIRQRLNPNLSMLGIILTMHDARSNLTKDVENEVKSHFPGKVFDTTIPRNVRLSEAPSHGLPVINYDIKSKGSQAYLKLAEECISRLGRAGAA, encoded by the coding sequence GTGGCAAAAGTCGTTGTTGTTGCCAATCAAAAGGGCGGTGTGGGCAAGACCACCACCGCGGTCAATTTGGCGGCATGTCTTGCCGTGATGGAAAAAAAAATTCTTCTGGCGGATTGTGATCCTCAAGGGAATGCAACGAGTGGCGTTGGGTGGGACAAGGCTTCACGAAAACAGAACTTGTTTTCCGCATATTTTGAGCCGGTTTGTTTCCAAGATGCCGTGCATGCAACATCATTCCCATATCTTTCTCTCCTCCCGGCAACATCTGACTTGGTGGGAGTGGAACTCGAACTTGTGGGCAGGGAAGGGCGGGAATTTTATTTACGGGAAGGGATCAAACAGATTGGCGATGCTTTTGACTATGTGATAATTGACTGCCCTCCATCATTGGGCTTGTTGACCGTGAATGCCTTATGTGCGGCACAATACCTCATTGTACCTATGCAGTGCGAGTTCTTCGCGTTGGAAGGCATGGCTCAGTTGATGCGCACTTACAAGTTGATCCGACAGCGATTGAATCCGAATTTGTCAATGCTGGGGATTATCTTGACCATGCACGACGCGAGGAGCAACTTGACCAAGGATGTAGAGAATGAGGTCAAGAGTCACTTTCCCGGAAAGGTTTTCGATACAACAATTCCAAGAAACGTTCGGTTATCCGAGGCTCCAAGTCATGGGCTGCCGGTCATCAACTATGATATCAAGTCCAAAGGCTCTCAAGCCTATCTGAAACTTGCGGAAGAATGCATCAGCCGTCTGGGGCGTGCAGGTGCAGCCTGA
- a CDS encoding NfeD family protein yields MQQAFFFFISFFFFCWTSLFPTLTHADQALSIHTLQIRGSINPAQEDLLKEAITNAFREQSLMLVVQLDTPGGLGETTRNMVRQILNAPLPVAIWVGPDGSRAASAGVFLVASSAIAGMSPNSNIGSARPVGVGGEDIPEAMADKILNDFLSLVRSSAQSRGRNVDWYISAVTESANLTGTESAMQRVVEFVAVSIPDFVEQIGIRGFDWQNERIYFQIDDVQFIDIEPGLWYSILSWMLDPQIAYFLLMGGLAGIFFELTNPGAIFPGVLGGLCLLLGLYALSILPTNVAGLLLILFGLMLFGLELMVTSFGLLSIAATIAIFFGSVILFRFEYGLGGVHMATILVTTAGISAFMAFCIYLVARAHHHKPFTGPHKLIGGNARVLRWSGQRGMVHLHGESWSAESQTPMSLEPGDLVTVAEVDGLVLKITHNQPHNDTGG; encoded by the coding sequence ATGCAACAAGCTTTCTTTTTCTTCATTTCTTTTTTCTTTTTTTGTTGGACTTCATTATTTCCTACCTTGACCCATGCTGATCAAGCACTGTCAATTCATACTTTGCAGATTCGTGGTTCCATCAATCCAGCCCAGGAAGATCTTTTAAAAGAAGCAATTACGAATGCCTTCAGGGAGCAGTCTTTGATGCTCGTAGTTCAACTCGATACTCCTGGAGGGCTTGGCGAAACAACAAGAAACATGGTTAGGCAAATTTTGAATGCGCCTTTGCCTGTTGCAATTTGGGTGGGCCCTGATGGATCCCGTGCCGCATCAGCAGGGGTATTCCTCGTCGCATCTTCGGCAATCGCCGGCATGAGCCCAAATTCCAATATTGGCTCCGCTCGCCCTGTAGGGGTTGGTGGCGAGGATATTCCAGAAGCTATGGCAGACAAGATCCTTAATGACTTTCTCAGCTTGGTTCGATCTTCCGCCCAAAGTCGCGGGAGAAACGTTGACTGGTACATCAGTGCCGTCACAGAGAGCGCCAATTTGACTGGTACGGAATCTGCCATGCAACGTGTTGTCGAATTTGTCGCGGTCAGCATTCCAGACTTTGTGGAGCAAATTGGTATCCGTGGTTTTGATTGGCAAAATGAAAGAATTTATTTTCAAATCGACGACGTTCAATTTATCGACATTGAACCCGGCCTTTGGTACTCCATATTATCTTGGATGCTTGACCCGCAAATCGCCTATTTCTTGTTAATGGGAGGACTCGCGGGCATCTTTTTTGAGTTGACCAATCCAGGGGCGATTTTCCCAGGTGTCCTAGGCGGACTATGCCTGTTGCTTGGGCTATACGCTCTCTCCATTTTACCGACAAATGTTGCTGGTCTCCTTTTGATCCTTTTCGGGCTTATGCTATTTGGGTTGGAACTGATGGTTACAAGCTTTGGTTTACTGAGTATTGCCGCAACCATAGCCATATTTTTCGGGTCTGTGATTCTTTTTCGCTTTGAATATGGACTTGGCGGAGTTCATATGGCTACCATACTTGTCACCACCGCAGGTATTTCGGCCTTTATGGCTTTCTGTATTTACCTAGTAGCCAGGGCCCACCATCATAAGCCTTTTACCGGACCGCATAAACTTATTGGTGGTAACGCGAGAGTCCTTCGTTGGTCAGGCCAGCGAGGCATGGTGCATTTGCATGGCGAATCCTGGAGCGCGGAAAGTCAAACTCCGATGAGCTTGGAGCCTGGTGATCTCGTAACTGTAGCTGAAGTTGACGGCCTTGTACTAAAGATAACTCATAATCAACCACATAACGATACCGGAGGATGA
- a CDS encoding slipin family protein — protein sequence MASFLPLLLIVAFFLFSAIRILNEYERGVIFRLGRYVATKGPGLIILIPVLDKMVKTSLRTVAMDVPHQDVITKDNVSIKVNAVIYFRVVDPSKSVLQIEDYLFATSQLSQTTLRSVCGAVELDQILSQREEVNLQIQTILDTQTDAWGIKVSGVELKHVDLPTEMQRAMAKQAEAERERRAKIINAEGEFQAAEKLTQAAEIIARSPNALSLRYLQTMREMASSSQSTILPIPLDFLKLISK from the coding sequence ATGGCTTCTTTTTTACCATTATTACTTATTGTCGCTTTTTTCCTGTTTTCTGCAATTCGGATTTTGAATGAATACGAGCGAGGCGTTATTTTTCGATTAGGACGATATGTTGCGACAAAGGGACCTGGATTGATCATCTTAATTCCAGTTCTTGACAAGATGGTCAAAACCAGCCTTCGAACTGTTGCAATGGATGTTCCGCATCAAGATGTCATCACCAAAGACAATGTTAGTATCAAGGTTAACGCCGTCATCTATTTTCGCGTAGTTGATCCTTCTAAATCAGTGTTGCAGATTGAAGACTATCTATTTGCGACGTCTCAATTGTCTCAGACCACGCTGCGAAGCGTTTGCGGAGCTGTTGAGCTTGATCAAATCTTGTCTCAGCGTGAAGAAGTTAACTTGCAAATTCAAACTATCCTTGACACGCAAACGGATGCATGGGGGATCAAGGTTTCCGGTGTTGAGTTGAAGCATGTGGATCTACCTACGGAAATGCAACGCGCCATGGCAAAACAAGCTGAGGCTGAACGTGAACGTCGCGCAAAGATCATCAACGCAGAGGGTGAATTCCAGGCAGCTGAAAAGTTGACCCAAGCTGCCGAGATTATCGCACGCAGTCCTAATGCTCTTTCACTACGCTATCTGCAGACAATGCGTGAGATGGCATCTTCCAGCCAATCCACGATCCTTCCGATCCCTCTCGATTTTCTTAAACTTATCAGTAAATAA
- a CDS encoding GAK system XXXCH domain-containing protein: MRELFASLQQTAESGELPTLNDVTAFLHLSEKMTMHADDSWHSEAEDFLHLTRQLLMVVKKRNIQEAVLLIDALHDAQTFCHKTFRVEG; this comes from the coding sequence ATGCGTGAGTTGTTTGCTTCTCTTCAGCAAACTGCTGAATCGGGCGAACTGCCGACATTGAATGACGTCACTGCTTTTTTGCATTTATCTGAAAAGATGACCATGCATGCAGATGATTCTTGGCATTCCGAGGCAGAAGATTTTTTGCACTTGACCCGACAGTTGCTCATGGTTGTCAAAAAGCGGAATATTCAGGAGGCTGTCCTGCTGATTGATGCCCTCCACGACGCACAAACCTTTTGCCACAAAACCTTCAGGGTCGAAGGTTAA
- the queA gene encoding tRNA preQ1(34) S-adenosylmethionine ribosyltransferase-isomerase QueA, which translates to MKYIESVRDTSKEFFLDDYDYHLPEELIAQSPPLRRGDSKLLVVSRQDSSVQHSAFAELLDHLSKKSLIVVNNSTVVPARIRARTETGSELEMLLLTPLDLLQQNLVKTASSCKVSATALLRPSKKFKEGKKINFGQLTVEVIEKQRFGHCQVILHWNGNSLESILNQAGEMPLPPYIRRKPDAGDSDRYQTIYADSAEKGSIAAPTAGLHFTREMRDKLLDAGHSWAEVTLYVGYGTFSPIREQDIRNHTMHSEYVKIDEHCVEMICKAKKDGNPVIAVGTTSMRTLEGIAAIKGRLEPFKGWLDTYIYPGFEFKIVEGLITNFHLPRSSLLVLVSAFAGRERMLAAYRKAVEARYKFFSYGDAMFIKP; encoded by the coding sequence ATGAAGTATATTGAATCAGTGCGTGACACAAGTAAAGAGTTTTTCCTGGATGATTATGATTATCATCTGCCAGAAGAATTAATCGCTCAATCTCCTCCTCTGCGGAGAGGCGATTCCAAGTTGCTGGTTGTCTCCAGGCAAGATTCTTCGGTTCAACACAGCGCGTTTGCCGAACTTCTAGACCATTTATCTAAAAAAAGCCTTATCGTCGTAAACAATTCCACGGTGGTACCGGCTAGAATCCGAGCCAGGACAGAGACGGGCAGCGAGCTGGAAATGCTTTTGCTAACGCCGCTGGACCTTTTACAGCAAAATTTGGTGAAAACTGCTTCATCATGCAAAGTTAGCGCAACAGCGCTCCTTCGGCCGAGTAAAAAATTCAAGGAAGGAAAAAAAATAAACTTCGGCCAGCTTACTGTTGAAGTGATAGAAAAACAAAGATTTGGGCATTGTCAGGTAATACTGCATTGGAACGGAAATAGTCTGGAAAGTATTCTGAATCAAGCCGGCGAGATGCCCCTGCCACCGTACATTCGCCGCAAACCAGATGCGGGAGATTCGGACCGTTACCAAACGATCTATGCCGACTCGGCAGAAAAGGGATCCATAGCCGCACCGACCGCCGGATTGCACTTCACCCGGGAGATGCGGGACAAATTGCTGGACGCGGGCCATTCATGGGCCGAGGTTACGTTGTATGTTGGCTATGGAACCTTCAGCCCAATTCGTGAACAGGATATCCGAAATCATACGATGCATTCCGAATACGTGAAAATTGACGAGCATTGCGTGGAAATGATTTGCAAAGCCAAAAAGGATGGAAATCCGGTCATAGCCGTGGGTACGACATCCATGAGGACGCTCGAAGGGATCGCAGCCATAAAGGGTCGGCTTGAACCGTTCAAAGGGTGGCTGGATACGTATATCTATCCTGGCTTCGAGTTCAAAATTGTTGAGGGGTTGATCACGAATTTTCATTTGCCAAGGTCCAGTCTGCTCGTTCTCGTCAGTGCGTTTGCCGGTCGAGAGCGAATGCTCGCCGCCTACCGAAAGGCAGTGGAAGCGCGGTACAAGTTTTTTTCATATGGCGACGCGATGTTCATCAAGCCGTAA
- a CDS encoding 4Fe-4S dicluster domain-containing protein, translated as MKPVTFREDRCKGCSLCITVCPKEIITVSPRFNKSGYKVVEVVDDSMESCTSCAACALICPDYAISVWRNPAKDKKGVQADVLEG; from the coding sequence ATGAAACCAGTCACATTTCGGGAAGATCGGTGCAAGGGATGTTCCTTGTGCATCACGGTTTGTCCCAAGGAAATCATCACTGTGTCGCCGCGTTTCAACAAATCGGGGTATAAGGTTGTTGAAGTTGTCGACGACAGCATGGAAAGCTGCACGAGTTGTGCCGCCTGTGCTTTGATCTGTCCGGATTATGCCATATCTGTCTGGAGAAATCCTGCCAAGGATAAAAAAGGAGTACAAGCAGATGTCCTCGAAGGTTGA
- a CDS encoding bifunctional riboflavin kinase/FAD synthetase, which translates to MQVLRSLQEALKNVSKSCVTIGNFDGVHMGHQKLLCRTRQKAALSGLSSVAVTFEPHPLRVLVGAHTPPFITLPHQKLEAIATLGMDFTFCVEFTKELAKLEPEEFVCTYLVQGLGMRNMVIGYDYAFGRNRKGDYVMLCELGERYGFDVEQIGPVLIDDAVVSSSRIRDMVQSGLVWEVRPLLGRFYRVQGKVVTGRNRGGKLLGFPTANLRLLDELFPKTGAYAVWAEYLGRTYPAVANIGYNPTFGNDVLSVEAHILDFEENIYDKEVCIHFVQRLRSEQKFENLEALISRIQEDILLARRILGSPEAHLVEARHCV; encoded by the coding sequence ATGCAGGTTTTGCGTAGTCTTCAAGAGGCTTTGAAAAACGTTTCGAAGTCCTGCGTTACCATCGGCAATTTTGACGGCGTTCACATGGGCCATCAAAAGCTGCTTTGCCGAACCAGACAAAAAGCCGCTCTCAGCGGGTTGTCCAGCGTGGCCGTGACTTTTGAGCCGCATCCCTTGCGGGTGCTTGTCGGGGCGCATACGCCGCCGTTCATCACCCTTCCCCATCAAAAGTTGGAGGCCATCGCTACTCTGGGCATGGACTTCACCTTCTGCGTCGAGTTTACAAAAGAACTGGCCAAGCTGGAGCCCGAGGAATTCGTCTGTACCTATCTAGTCCAAGGACTGGGAATGCGGAATATGGTCATAGGCTACGACTACGCCTTCGGGCGCAACCGTAAGGGCGACTACGTCATGCTTTGCGAACTGGGGGAGCGTTATGGCTTTGACGTCGAGCAGATCGGTCCTGTCCTGATCGATGACGCGGTGGTCAGTTCTTCACGGATCCGGGACATGGTTCAGTCCGGGCTGGTGTGGGAAGTTAGACCCCTGTTGGGCAGGTTTTATCGAGTCCAGGGCAAGGTGGTGACGGGACGCAATCGAGGCGGCAAGCTGTTGGGATTTCCTACGGCCAATTTGCGACTTCTAGACGAACTGTTCCCCAAGACAGGGGCATATGCGGTCTGGGCCGAATATCTGGGGCGGACGTATCCGGCTGTGGCCAATATCGGCTACAACCCCACGTTCGGCAATGACGTGCTCTCCGTGGAAGCCCATATTCTGGACTTCGAGGAAAACATATACGACAAGGAAGTCTGCATTCATTTCGTGCAACGGCTGCGCAGCGAGCAGAAATTCGAGAATCTGGAAGCTCTGATTTCCCGCATCCAGGAAGACATCCTCCTGGCCCGCCGCATTCTCGGGTCGCCGGAAGCGCACCTAGTTGAGGCGCGACACTGCGTTTAG
- the coaBC gene encoding bifunctional phosphopantothenoylcysteine decarboxylase/phosphopantothenate--cysteine ligase CoaBC, whose amino-acid sequence MNFSHTDFTGFSGTRVHLGVCGSISAFRAVDIMRRLQRADITVGVTLTKAAQEFIRPLQFQALTSGPVYEGLFAANQAEYAHLEPAQNADVLLIAPSTANMLAKHAHGIGDDLLSSQLFSFAGTTIHAPAMNPRIWSNPAVQANVAALKNRNVVFVPPETGLMACGEVGEGRLAETEEIFLTTLKTLLPQNLAGKRMLVNLGPTQEFWDPVRVLTNNSSGTMGASIALAAWLLGAEVSVVAGPVPSLWLPRFLDVISVSSALQMHEACLDIASNMDIICCTAAVSDYRFLNSPREKVKKSELGSNLVLELQQNPDILFDIGKKRRSSQFIIGFAAESCNIQSEALRKLKDKNLDLIVANPVNMSDCGFGSSRNMVFIADAYGRQESWPVLPKSEIGMRIVEWVMDSQV is encoded by the coding sequence ATGAATTTCAGTCATACCGACTTCACGGGCTTTTCAGGGACAAGAGTTCATCTTGGCGTCTGCGGCAGCATCTCGGCGTTTCGGGCCGTGGACATCATGCGTCGATTGCAACGTGCGGACATTACAGTCGGTGTGACGTTGACCAAGGCGGCGCAGGAGTTCATCCGGCCGCTTCAGTTCCAAGCCCTGACCTCCGGACCGGTCTATGAAGGACTTTTTGCAGCGAATCAAGCTGAGTATGCGCATCTTGAACCTGCCCAAAACGCCGATGTCCTGCTCATTGCCCCATCAACGGCCAACATGCTTGCCAAACATGCCCATGGCATTGGTGATGATCTTCTCAGTTCGCAACTATTTTCTTTTGCTGGCACGACAATTCATGCACCGGCAATGAATCCTCGGATCTGGTCCAACCCTGCAGTGCAAGCAAATGTCGCCGCTTTGAAAAACCGAAATGTCGTCTTCGTCCCCCCTGAAACAGGGCTAATGGCGTGCGGAGAAGTAGGAGAGGGCAGGTTGGCGGAAACTGAGGAAATATTTCTGACAACTTTAAAGACACTGTTGCCTCAAAACCTCGCCGGAAAGCGTATGCTTGTCAATCTCGGGCCAACCCAGGAGTTTTGGGATCCGGTTCGGGTGTTGACCAATAATTCATCTGGAACCATGGGGGCTTCCATCGCCTTGGCCGCATGGTTGCTGGGAGCGGAGGTCTCTGTAGTCGCCGGGCCTGTTCCTTCTTTATGGCTTCCACGTTTTCTTGACGTCATCAGCGTTTCCAGTGCGTTGCAAATGCATGAAGCTTGTCTCGACATCGCCTCAAATATGGATATTATTTGTTGTACCGCTGCGGTATCTGATTATCGTTTCTTGAACAGTCCGCGGGAAAAGGTAAAAAAGTCCGAACTCGGATCAAACCTGGTGCTTGAATTACAGCAAAATCCTGATATTCTTTTTGATATCGGCAAGAAAAGGCGATCATCCCAGTTTATCATCGGTTTCGCCGCTGAATCCTGTAATATTCAGTCTGAAGCGCTACGTAAATTGAAAGATAAGAATTTGGATCTGATCGTCGCGAATCCTGTCAACATGTCTGATTGCGGATTTGGCTCCAGTCGGAATATGGTTTTTATCGCCGATGCTTACGGCAGGCAAGAGAGTTGGCCTGTTCTCCCGAAATCAGAGATTGGAATGCGAATTGTTGAGTGGGTCATGGATTCCCAGGTGTAG
- a CDS encoding RsmB/NOP family class I SAM-dependent RNA methyltransferase codes for MPRSFRIVCQPEQVSLVEDLLRSQGYVFSPEPFSPLAYQVHEQPKPLGSSMAAAFGLIYIQDRSSMLPPLLLDPPAGAMVLDMCSSPGSKTGLLAQLVGPTGLVLANEPNEQRLATLRHNLAALNLTHVATCRYPGQDLPLPEGLFSHILLDPPCSGWGTVERNPRILEMWPPHKLKPLISLQRELLRKAFSMLAPGGRLLYSTCTTNPEENQDQVQWALSELDLQSTPLHFLPGFDDSCTTSDLTGGCMQVRTEAGEGQGFFLSALIREKGDNPPDALSDRDDLPGKPLDMSRYSGSEDIAWANLPAGEVRNFKGRIMFLPERTMDFPLGLRWQGYELGRLQGDVVRLNTRLRLLLPEYAPQRGVNIDDVEELVRLLQGQSLQLPAGQIPSRNKSGPFGLYWRGLPLGWATVKGNRCLWSPR; via the coding sequence ATGCCGAGAAGTTTTCGTATCGTCTGCCAACCCGAACAGGTTTCCCTAGTGGAAGATCTGCTTCGATCCCAAGGTTATGTGTTCTCCCCGGAACCTTTCTCTCCCTTGGCCTATCAGGTGCACGAACAGCCCAAGCCACTTGGTTCGTCCATGGCGGCGGCATTCGGGCTGATTTACATTCAGGACCGTTCGTCCATGCTCCCCCCGCTGCTGCTCGATCCTCCCGCTGGGGCCATGGTTCTGGACATGTGCTCCAGCCCCGGCAGCAAAACGGGATTGCTGGCCCAGCTTGTGGGGCCGACGGGCCTGGTTTTGGCCAATGAACCCAATGAGCAGCGCTTGGCGACCCTGCGCCACAATCTGGCGGCTTTGAACCTGACACATGTGGCCACTTGCCGCTATCCGGGACAGGACCTTCCCCTGCCGGAAGGGCTGTTTTCTCATATTCTTCTCGATCCTCCCTGCAGCGGTTGGGGGACAGTGGAGCGCAATCCCCGCATTTTGGAAATGTGGCCCCCGCACAAGCTCAAACCGCTCATCTCCTTGCAACGCGAACTGTTGCGCAAGGCATTTTCAATGCTGGCTCCAGGAGGACGACTCCTGTATTCCACCTGCACAACCAACCCAGAAGAGAACCAAGATCAAGTCCAATGGGCCTTGTCCGAACTTGATTTGCAATCAACGCCTCTTCATTTTCTGCCGGGATTTGACGATTCCTGTACAACCTCCGACTTGACCGGCGGATGCATGCAGGTGCGCACCGAAGCCGGCGAAGGACAGGGCTTCTTTCTGTCTGCCCTGATCCGGGAGAAGGGCGACAATCCTCCGGATGCGCTTTCGGACCGGGACGATTTACCCGGCAAGCCCTTGGATATGAGCAGGTATTCAGGATCAGAAGATATTGCCTGGGCAAACCTGCCCGCCGGCGAAGTGCGCAACTTTAAAGGACGGATCATGTTTTTGCCCGAACGCACAATGGACTTCCCGCTGGGGCTCCGGTGGCAGGGTTATGAGTTGGGCCGACTCCAGGGCGACGTTGTGCGCCTGAACACCCGGCTGCGCCTGCTTCTTCCGGAATATGCGCCACAACGCGGAGTTAACATTGATGATGTCGAAGAATTGGTCAGACTTCTGCAAGGCCAGAGCCTGCAACTTCCGGCCGGGCAAATCCCATCGCGGAATAAAAGCGGGCCATTCGGCCTCTATTGGCGCGGACTGCCCCTGGGCTGGGCAACTGTCAAGGGCAATCGCTGCCTTTGGTCGCCGCGCTGA
- the rfaE1 gene encoding D-glycero-beta-D-manno-heptose-7-phosphate kinase: protein MEHQDKAAINITREALLAAIENMTKNKVVIVGDVMLDEYIFGSVERISPEAPVPVVCVENEEYRLGGAGNVAKNITTLGGKVQLFGFLGQDQAAKRISDMFAAHAIDDCCVKECDRPTTRKTRIIAQQQQVVRVDRESSCIPSDGGMRHLLHGVAEAMRTSSVLIISDYGKGLITGSVMDEIRLICEALEHKPRIIVDPKPRNFPFYNGVTMLTPNTKEAGIDWHLAAGRQKNEEAINEEIFAVGNRLMRELQSQHLLITMGARGMMLFMSQQQAIHIPTAARKVYDVTGAGDTVIAVLGLALASGLDPLTGCLLANYAAGIVVGQVGATAVSPKQLKEAVLTWSLPEVRQIAS, encoded by the coding sequence ATGGAACATCAAGATAAAGCAGCGATCAACATCACACGGGAAGCGTTGCTCGCGGCGATTGAAAACATGACGAAGAACAAGGTCGTGATCGTTGGCGATGTGATGCTTGATGAGTATATCTTTGGTTCGGTGGAGAGGATTTCTCCGGAAGCCCCGGTGCCGGTGGTCTGTGTGGAGAACGAGGAATATCGGCTCGGGGGGGCGGGAAATGTGGCCAAAAACATAACCACCCTCGGCGGCAAGGTTCAACTGTTCGGTTTTCTTGGCCAGGATCAGGCTGCAAAACGCATCTCGGACATGTTTGCCGCACATGCAATAGATGATTGTTGTGTCAAGGAATGTGATCGGCCGACAACACGGAAAACGCGGATCATCGCTCAGCAACAACAGGTGGTGCGTGTGGACCGGGAGTCCTCCTGCATTCCTTCGGATGGAGGAATGCGGCATCTGTTGCACGGCGTGGCGGAAGCAATGCGCACCAGCTCAGTTTTGATCATATCCGATTATGGCAAAGGGCTCATTACTGGCTCCGTGATGGACGAGATTCGATTGATTTGCGAAGCGTTGGAGCACAAGCCGCGAATCATTGTTGATCCCAAGCCCAGGAACTTTCCTTTCTATAATGGGGTCACCATGTTGACTCCGAATACCAAAGAGGCAGGCATCGATTGGCATCTCGCGGCGGGGAGACAAAAGAACGAGGAAGCCATAAATGAAGAAATCTTCGCCGTCGGCAACCGTCTGATGCGCGAGCTGCAAAGCCAACACTTGCTCATTACCATGGGAGCGAGGGGAATGATGCTGTTCATGTCTCAACAACAGGCAATCCATATTCCGACAGCGGCTCGCAAGGTATATGACGTGACTGGAGCAGGGGACACCGTCATCGCTGTTCTCGGGCTGGCTCTGGCATCTGGCCTAGATCCTTTGACTGGCTGCTTGTTGGCAAATTATGCGGCGGGGATCGTGGTGGGCCAAGTCGGGGCGACAGCGGTAAGTCCGAAACAGCTCAAAGAAGCCGTTCTTACCTGGTCGCTTCCAGAGGTCCGTCAGATTGCATCCTGA